One genomic region from Clostridium saccharobutylicum DSM 13864 encodes:
- a CDS encoding SdpI family protein → MSCITIAIIFILLGFILIKYPPKEINGIYGYRTPLSKKNQDTWDVAQKYGGVSMLILGIVNGIFGIWAIIQPIAINNEIVQLIVILIGVIMMIVVDEMHLRKLFNKDGSRKNNS, encoded by the coding sequence ATGAGTTGTATAACAATAGCAATAATTTTTATCTTGCTTGGATTTATTTTAATAAAGTATCCGCCAAAAGAGATAAATGGTATTTACGGATATAGAACACCTTTATCAAAGAAAAATCAGGATACTTGGGATGTAGCACAAAAATATGGTGGAGTTAGTATGTTGATACTTGGAATTGTTAATGGCATTTTTGGAATTTGGGCAATTATTCAACCAATAGCTATCAATAATGAAATTGTACAACTAATAGTTATATTAATAGGCGTTATAATGATGATTGTTGTGGATGAAATGCATTTAAGAAAACTATTTAACAAAGATGGAAGTAGAAAAAATAATAGTTAA
- a CDS encoding flavodoxin domain-containing protein: MKIVVIYKSKTGFTKKYAEWISKELKADIFKSSKATREMLNEYDTIIYGGSLYASGVIGIKLITKNFDKLKNKKIIVFATGASSSKENVINEVKDKNFTPEQQKHIKFFYFRGGFNYNELNSFDKFLMTLMKNKIKSKKKEDLTDEEKEMLDAYDNPVDFTNKKYIEKLIDYVNS, translated from the coding sequence ATGAAAATTGTAGTAATATATAAGTCAAAAACAGGTTTTACGAAGAAATATGCAGAATGGATATCTAAAGAGTTGAAAGCAGATATATTTAAATCATCAAAAGCAACCAGGGAAATGCTTAATGAGTACGATACCATAATTTATGGTGGAAGCTTATATGCTTCAGGTGTTATTGGTATAAAACTAATAACAAAAAACTTTGATAAGCTTAAGAATAAAAAGATAATAGTTTTTGCAACAGGGGCATCATCATCGAAAGAAAATGTAATAAATGAAGTTAAAGATAAAAATTTTACACCAGAGCAGCAAAAACACATCAAGTTTTTCTATTTTAGAGGTGGATTTAACTATAATGAATTAAATTCTTTTGATAAATTTCTTATGACACTTATGAAGAATAAGATAAAGAGCAAAAAGAAGGAAGACTTAACAGATGAGGAAAAAGAGATGCTTGATGCATATGATAATCCTGTAGATTTTACAAATAAGAAGTATATAGAGAAATTAATAGATTATGTAAATTCGTAA
- a CDS encoding magnesium transporter CorA family protein, which translates to MFTLPFKSDKKNDVTLMKLNSEVKIIEFNGLKWIDIIRPTEKEITMLEDMYDFHELLLEDCMTEHQRSKIDSYEDYSFIVLHLPRYKKELFRLDSEEIDIFIGHDYLVTLHEGELKPLVKLARKCQLEESVRKEYMEEGSALLLYGITKTLFDYCFPMLDKIGNNVNEINRQVFSNRSKSMLETISRTKMQIINYRSVIKPLRPVMITLEKVIEKYLPKDMDLYFDDITDKIEKIWDMLENYKEVIESADNTFAALTNHTINSLMRTFTIIQVAILPMTLVSGLFSMNVQGIPMHDYEFAFWIVFGMIFIPTLFIGVILLLKRDKWF; encoded by the coding sequence ATGTTTACATTGCCATTTAAAAGTGATAAAAAGAATGATGTTACTTTGATGAAACTAAATTCAGAAGTAAAGATTATTGAATTCAATGGACTTAAATGGATTGATATTATAAGACCTACCGAAAAAGAGATTACAATGCTTGAAGACATGTATGACTTCCATGAACTTCTTTTGGAGGATTGTATGACTGAACATCAAAGATCAAAGATAGATTCTTATGAGGACTATAGTTTTATTGTTCTTCATCTTCCAAGATATAAAAAAGAACTTTTCAGACTTGATTCTGAGGAAATAGATATATTTATAGGTCATGATTATCTTGTAACCCTTCATGAAGGAGAGCTTAAACCGTTGGTTAAGCTAGCACGAAAATGTCAATTAGAAGAATCTGTGCGAAAAGAGTACATGGAAGAAGGGTCAGCTTTATTACTCTATGGAATAACTAAAACGTTATTTGATTATTGTTTTCCTATGCTTGATAAGATTGGAAATAACGTCAATGAAATTAACAGACAAGTCTTTTCTAATCGTTCAAAATCAATGCTTGAAACAATATCTAGAACTAAAATGCAAATAATAAATTATAGAAGTGTAATTAAGCCATTAAGGCCTGTTATGATAACACTGGAAAAAGTTATTGAAAAATATCTTCCTAAAGATATGGATTTATACTTTGATGATATTACTGATAAGATAGAAAAAATATGGGACATGTTAGAAAATTATAAAGAAGTTATAGAATCGGCAGATAATACATTTGCAGCACTTACTAATCATACAATTAACAGTCTTATGCGTACGTTTACTATTATTCAAGTTGCTATATTACCTATGACTCTTGTTAGTGGACTTTTTTCTATGAATGTGCAGGGAATTCCGATGCACGATTATGAGTTTGCATTTTGGATTGTTTTTGGAATGATATTTATTCCAACACTATTTATTGGCGTCATATTACTTCTTAAAAGAGATAAGTGGTTTTGA
- a CDS encoding ABC transporter ATP-binding protein has protein sequence MNNNVIEMTNITKSFYIGKPNQLNILKNININIKKGEFVSIVGESGSGKSTLMNIIGALDRQTSGQYILDGIDIRTISDKDLSIIRNRKIGFVFQSSNLIPRTNSIQNVELPMLYADVDKRTRRNRAKELLQLVGIDDRMFHLPNELSGGQKQRVAIARALANDPEIILADEPTGALDSNTGRLVMNLFHKIHENQGKTIVLITHNKELSNETQRIIQIKDGQIVEEKINTSNNVHVLN, from the coding sequence TTGAATAATAATGTAATTGAAATGACCAACATCACCAAAAGCTTTTACATTGGAAAGCCGAACCAATTGAACATCCTTAAAAATATTAATATCAATATAAAAAAGGGGGAATTCGTATCTATTGTTGGTGAATCTGGATCTGGAAAAAGTACATTAATGAATATTATAGGTGCCCTTGACAGACAAACCTCAGGTCAATATATTCTCGATGGTATAGATATTAGGACAATTAGTGATAAAGATTTATCTATAATAAGAAATAGAAAAATAGGTTTTGTGTTTCAATCTTCCAACTTGATACCTAGAACAAACTCAATACAAAACGTTGAATTACCAATGCTTTATGCTGACGTAGATAAAAGAACACGAAGAAACCGTGCCAAAGAACTTTTACAACTAGTCGGAATTGATGATAGAATGTTTCACCTTCCAAATGAGTTATCAGGTGGTCAAAAGCAGAGAGTTGCAATTGCACGTGCTCTTGCAAATGACCCTGAAATTATACTTGCAGATGAACCAACAGGTGCTCTTGATTCTAATACTGGAAGATTAGTTATGAACTTATTCCATAAGATTCATGAAAATCAAGGAAAAACTATAGTTCTAATAACTCATAACAAAGAGCTTTCAAATGAAACACAAAGAATAATACAAATAAAAGATGGACAAATAGTAGAAGAAAAAATTAATACTTCTAATAACGTGCATGTTTTGAATTAG
- a CDS encoding glycoside hydrolase family 113 — protein sequence MNKRKWVIAIVIILSIFSLAFYAYKINVNSRGYINTMINKIEGKTLDSKFQTKIKSGNLSTDYNIDQVLQDIDKLQLNTLNVPVVINIDNRTSSNMAIDSGSEKRAIELIKKLRFKKINIILEPYPWIENGSVGETEWKPDDLNNFFYNWKNNVLANLIKDVAVPYNVDALNMGTSFVYMEQDEDRMCDLVDYVRAHYKGLVTYRTNFWITAQDFAPELTKKYEDKLNNKIFSKVDFISVAAYFQLTNNDTNTVDNLVSALQSTEIYNRKQNVEQQIKNFYDKWNKPIFFGELGFPRTNKASVEPYNPLVSNVVNNMEQANCFEAYRRVFEDKPWNLGFSVFAIGETSSDKMYYPSEESTQIIRNWYSNTNVQ from the coding sequence ATTAATAAGAGGAAGTGGGTAATTGCAATAGTTATTATCTTAAGCATATTTTCACTTGCGTTTTATGCTTATAAAATTAATGTCAATTCAAGAGGATATATTAATACGATGATAAACAAAATAGAAGGCAAAACATTAGATTCAAAATTTCAAACAAAGATTAAATCAGGAAATTTATCTACAGACTATAATATTGATCAAGTGCTTCAAGATATAGATAAACTTCAGCTAAATACTTTAAATGTTCCAGTAGTAATAAATATTGATAATAGAACTTCTAGTAATATGGCAATAGATAGTGGAAGTGAGAAGCGTGCTATAGAATTAATTAAAAAATTGAGATTTAAGAAGATAAATATAATATTAGAGCCTTATCCATGGATAGAAAATGGAAGTGTAGGGGAAACGGAATGGAAACCAGATGATTTAAATAACTTTTTTTATAATTGGAAAAATAATGTTTTGGCAAATTTAATCAAAGATGTAGCTGTACCGTATAATGTAGATGCATTAAACATGGGTACAAGTTTTGTATATATGGAGCAGGATGAAGACAGAATGTGTGATTTAGTTGATTATGTTCGAGCACATTATAAAGGACTAGTTACATATAGAACGAATTTTTGGATTACTGCACAAGATTTTGCACCCGAATTAACAAAGAAATATGAAGACAAATTGAATAATAAGATATTTTCAAAAGTAGATTTTATATCTGTAGCAGCATATTTTCAATTAACTAATAATGATACTAATACAGTAGATAATTTAGTAAGTGCATTACAAAGTACAGAAATATATAATAGAAAACAAAATGTAGAACAACAAATAAAGAATTTTTATGATAAATGGAATAAACCAATTTTCTTTGGAGAATTAGGATTCCCAAGAACTAATAAAGCATCAGTTGAGCCATATAATCCCTTAGTTTCTAATGTTGTTAATAATATGGAACAAGCAAACTGCTTTGAAGCATATAGAAGAGTGTTTGAAGATAAGCCATGGAATCTTGGCTTTTCTGTATTTGCTATAGGAGAAACTAGTTCTGATAAGATGTATTATCCTAGTGAAGAAAGTACGCAAATCATTAGGAATTGGTATTCTAATACAAATGTCCAATAG
- a CDS encoding manganese efflux pump: MILFLSALLYSFSSNLDNLVVGIAYGIKKIKIGMIANLVIAVVTSIGTLLSMLIGAYITTFLPLYFANIIGATIIIILGAYFSIESILKLRNNNNSKELALKDVTDMIEYAEKSDLDNSGSISIKEAFFVAIGLTFNNMGTGLAASITGVSIELTVVSTFILSLFILLFGESLGNHVLGKLCGKYAALFSGLLLIILGIVELIN; this comes from the coding sequence ATGATATTATTTTTATCAGCATTACTATATAGTTTTTCATCTAATTTAGATAATTTAGTTGTGGGAATAGCTTACGGAATAAAAAAAATAAAAATAGGAATGATTGCCAATCTTGTAATTGCAGTTGTAACTTCTATCGGAACACTTTTATCTATGTTAATAGGAGCTTATATAACAACATTTTTACCACTCTATTTTGCTAATATAATAGGTGCTACAATTATTATTATATTAGGAGCATATTTTTCAATTGAAAGTATACTAAAACTTAGAAATAACAATAATTCAAAAGAGCTCGCTTTAAAAGATGTTACAGATATGATTGAATATGCAGAAAAATCTGACTTAGATAACTCTGGAAGTATAAGTATTAAAGAAGCTTTTTTTGTAGCAATTGGTCTGACTTTTAATAACATGGGTACTGGGCTAGCTGCAAGCATAACAGGTGTTAGTATTGAACTTACCGTAGTATCTACATTTATATTGAGTCTTTTTATACTTTTATTTGGGGAATCCCTAGGTAATCATGTTCTCGGAAAACTTTGTGGAAAATATGCAGCATTATTTTCAGGTCTACTACTCATAATACTTGGTATCGTTGAATTAATTAACTAA